A stretch of the Deltaproteobacteria bacterium genome encodes the following:
- a CDS encoding (2Fe-2S)-binding protein: MAVRFTLNEQPVEFAGDPAMPLLWYLRDHARLTGTKYACGIGACGACTVHVDGAAQRSCVTPLASLEGKRVATIEGVLAAKDPAAEAVRDAWTALDVPQCGWCQVGQMMAASDLIARKPEPSDEDIASITNLCRCGTYPRIREAIARAAKARREGVRS; this comes from the coding sequence ATGGCAGTCCGCTTCACGCTGAACGAGCAGCCGGTCGAGTTCGCGGGCGATCCCGCGATGCCGCTGCTCTGGTACCTGCGCGATCACGCGCGGCTCACGGGCACGAAGTACGCGTGCGGCATCGGCGCCTGCGGCGCGTGCACGGTGCACGTCGACGGCGCGGCGCAGCGCTCGTGCGTGACGCCGCTCGCGAGCCTCGAAGGCAAGCGCGTCGCCACGATCGAGGGCGTGCTCGCGGCGAAAGATCCCGCAGCCGAGGCGGTGCGCGACGCGTGGACGGCGCTCGACGTGCCGCAGTGCGGGTGGTGCCAAGTCGGGCAGATGATGGCGGCGAGCGATCTGATCGCGCGCAAGCCCGAGCCGAGCGACGAAGACATCGCGTCGATCACCAACTTGTGCCGCTGCGGCACCTACCCGCGCATCCGCGAGGCGATCGCGCGCGCGGCGAAGGCCCGCCGCGAGGGGGTGCGCTCATGA
- a CDS encoding DUF4156 domain-containing protein, producing the protein MRRISLFLLTAILLAACQWVKLSPEGERVRVGNAAEVASCTKLGEVSGRTTVTVGPAARNEAKIATEIETLARNEAATLKGNPNVIVPLAPVDWDHRDYAAYRCD; encoded by the coding sequence ATGCGCCGAATCTCGTTGTTCCTGCTCACAGCCATCCTGCTCGCGGCCTGTCAGTGGGTGAAGCTCTCGCCCGAAGGTGAGCGCGTGCGCGTCGGAAACGCGGCCGAGGTGGCGAGCTGCACGAAGCTCGGCGAGGTGAGCGGGCGAACGACCGTCACGGTGGGGCCGGCGGCGCGCAACGAGGCGAAGATCGCGACCGAGATCGAGACGCTCGCGCGCAACGAGGCGGCCACGCTGAAGGGCAACCCGAACGTGATCGTGCCGCTCGCGCCCGTAGATTGGGATCATCGCGACTACGCGGCGTATCGCTGCGATTGA